A single genomic interval of Penicillium psychrofluorescens genome assembly, chromosome: 2 harbors:
- a CDS encoding uncharacterized protein (ID:PFLUO_002740-T1.cds;~source:funannotate) gives MKAGVIVSLGLACGAIADQLARRADPDLIQVLSTLANEPQEIGEDTAASISDVVSRLQHGTNSTTPGSVQSALSNIALAVSGADNIVDAATAITAAGLIPSEIASFLNGYLDSELNSQDNSNPIAKHIYPYKAAADAPYSLPESTLRAAIHIPDSFSFGRNGNTPVILIPGTAIPAGTTYYYSFSKLANSSAGIDVVWVNMPRASLSDSQVTAEYVAYAINYISALSAGKSVGVISWSQGGLNTQWALKYWPSTRLAVADFIAMSPDFHGTVDANVLCPVLDDVACTPSIFQQEYTAEFIQVLRADDGDSAYVPTTTVYSTFDEIVEPQSGSNASAFLHDARGVGVTNAHLQTVCAGKPAGGVYTHEGVLYNSLAWALAIDAISHPGPGSLDRVDLARVCEQLVPPALGLDDVLGTEGLLLLAVAEILAYQPRATREPAIRAYAKLNHTLVR, from the exons ATGAAGGCTGGTGTCATTGTTAGTCTGGGGCTCGCGTgcggcgccatcgccgaccaGCTTGCTCGTCGCGCCGATCCCGACCTCATCCAGGTGTTGTCGACCCTCGCGAACGAACCCCAGGAGATCGGAGAAGACACAGCGGCCTCGATTTCAGACGTGGTTTCGCGGCTCCAGCATGGCACAAATTCCACAACTCCGGGATCCGTCCAGTCGGCTTTGTCGAACATCGCACTGGCCGTGTCGGGAGCGGACAACATCGTGGAcgcagccaccgccatcacGGCAGCCGGACTCATTCCGAGCGAGATTGCGTCGTTCCTCAATGGATACCTGGACAGTGAGCTGAATTCACAGGACAATTCAAACCCTATCGCCAAGCACATCTACCCCTacaaggccgccgccgatgcgCCGTATTCGCTTCCCGAAAGTACTCTCCGCGCGGCCATCCACATCCCGGACTCGTTCTCCTTCGGTCGCAATGGCAACACACCGgtcatcctcatccccgGGACGGCGATTCCGGCGGGAACaacctactactatagtTTCAGCAAGCTGGCCAACAGCTCCGCCGGCATCGATGTGGTGTGGGTGAACATGCCGCGCGCATCGCTGTCAGACTCCCAGGTAACCGCCGAGTACGTGGCGTACGCGATCAATTACATTTCCGCACTCAGCGCCGGAAAGTCGGTGGGGGTGATCTCCTGGTCGCAGGGTGGGCTAAACACGCAATGGGCGCTGAAATACTGGCCCTCCACGCGGCTCGCAGTCGCCGACTTCATAGCCATGAGCCCGGACTTCCACGGGACCGTGGACGCGAATGTCCTCTGCCCAGTACTGGATGATGTAGCCTGCACGCCCTCGATCTTCCAGCAGGAATATACCGCGGAGTTCATCCAGGTCTTGCGCGCTGACGACGGCGACTCCGCCTATGTCCCCACCACGACGGTCTACTCCaccttcgacgagatcgtcgagCCCCAGTCCGGCAGCAACGCATCGGCTTTCCTCCACGACGCGCGTGGCGTCGGAGTCACCAATGCTCACCTCCAGACGGTCTGCGCGGGCAAACCTGCGGGCGGGGTTTATACCCACGAGGGAGTCCTGTACAACTCTCTTGCATGGGCGCTGGCGATTGACGCAATCTCGCACCCAGGGCCCGGCAGTTTGGACCGCGTGGATCTCGCCCGCGTGTGTGAGCAATTAGTACCACCGGCCCTGGGGCTGGATGATGTGCTGGGGACCGAGGGGCTGCTCTTGC TGGCCGTTGCAGAGATCCTGGCGTATCAGCCGCGGGCTACGAGGGAACCGGCAATCCGGGCGTACGCGAAGCTGAACCACACGCTAGTTAGGTAG